One segment of Thermus tengchongensis DNA contains the following:
- a CDS encoding polyamine ABC transporter substrate-binding protein translates to MKRWGILVLVLALVVVGFLLLRPKPASQAGGTLYFLNWADYIPEDLLKKFEAETGARVVLDTFESPEAMLAKLKGGADREFSLVVAPDYYVLQMAREGLLAPLEKAKLKNLANLDPFFLDPPYDPGLRYSVPYLWGTTGLAYREDLVKGSVDSYAVLFDPARSVGPFLLLDEMRETIGAALKYLGYSVNATDPQALEKAKALLIEAKRRSVGFAGGVEALNRILAGDAALALAYSGDVLQARQEDERLHYVIPKEGGTLWTDALVVLKRGPSQDLAYRFIDFLLEPENAAALAAYTRYATPVAKALPLLPEEMRQDPAVFPPEEVRAKLEYLKDLGPDIALYDRVWTEVKAR, encoded by the coding sequence ATGAAGCGTTGGGGAATTCTGGTTTTGGTTCTGGCCCTGGTGGTCGTGGGGTTTCTCCTTTTGCGGCCGAAGCCGGCTTCCCAGGCTGGGGGAACCCTGTACTTTCTGAACTGGGCGGATTACATCCCGGAGGACCTCCTTAAAAAGTTTGAGGCGGAAACCGGGGCCAGGGTGGTCCTGGACACCTTTGAGTCCCCTGAGGCCATGCTGGCCAAGCTGAAGGGGGGAGCGGACCGGGAGTTCTCCCTGGTGGTGGCCCCCGACTACTACGTGCTCCAGATGGCCCGGGAGGGGCTCCTCGCTCCCCTGGAGAAGGCAAAACTTAAGAACCTGGCCAACCTGGACCCCTTCTTCCTGGACCCTCCCTATGACCCTGGCCTCCGGTACTCCGTCCCCTACCTCTGGGGCACCACGGGTCTGGCCTACAGGGAGGACTTGGTGAAGGGGAGCGTGGACTCCTACGCCGTTCTCTTTGACCCCGCCCGAAGCGTGGGGCCCTTCCTCCTCCTGGACGAGATGCGGGAGACCATCGGGGCCGCTTTGAAGTACCTAGGCTACTCGGTGAACGCCACGGACCCCCAGGCCCTAGAGAAGGCCAAGGCGCTCCTCATAGAGGCCAAGCGGCGCTCCGTGGGCTTCGCCGGGGGGGTGGAGGCCTTGAACCGCATCCTGGCGGGGGATGCCGCCCTGGCCTTGGCCTACTCCGGGGATGTGCTCCAGGCCAGACAGGAGGATGAGAGGCTTCACTATGTCATTCCCAAGGAAGGGGGCACCCTTTGGACCGACGCCCTGGTGGTCCTCAAGCGGGGGCCCAGCCAGGATCTGGCCTACCGCTTCATCGACTTTTTGCTGGAACCGGAAAACGCCGCCGCCCTGGCGGCATACACCCGCTACGCCACCCCCGTGGCCAAGGCCCTTCCCCTTCTTCCCGAGGAGATGCGCCAGGACCCTGCGGTTTTTCCCCCGGAGGAGGTGCGGGCCAAGCTTGAGTACCTCAAGGACCTGGGCCCGGATATCGCCCTTTACGACCGGGTCTGGACCGAGGTAAAGGCCCGCTAA
- a CDS encoding ABC transporter permease — protein MRRLLTLHAFLVYLFLYLPILVIVALSFNQSRRGVRFTGFTLDWYRALFQDPRVLEYFLNTLTVAFVSTLVATLLGTLLAVGLVRYRFPGKGFLSYLLYIPVVVPDVVMGVSLLLLFALAREVLGFPRLSLLTVILGHITFQVAFVTLVVRSRLLLLDPALEEAARDLGARGWQTFWHVTLPLAWPGVAAGALLALTLSLDDFVVTFFTAGPGATTLPLYIYSSVKLGVSPKVHALSTLIIGLSAFFLALGYALTRRRV, from the coding sequence ATGAGAAGGCTCCTTACCCTCCACGCCTTTTTGGTCTACCTCTTCCTCTATCTGCCCATCCTGGTCATCGTGGCCCTTTCCTTCAACCAAAGCCGCCGGGGGGTGCGCTTCACCGGCTTTACCCTGGACTGGTACCGGGCCCTTTTCCAGGATCCCCGAGTCCTGGAATATTTCCTGAATACCTTGACGGTGGCCTTCGTCTCCACCCTGGTGGCCACCCTTTTGGGCACCCTTCTGGCGGTGGGGTTGGTGCGCTACCGCTTTCCCGGCAAGGGCTTCCTCTCCTACCTCCTCTACATCCCCGTGGTGGTGCCCGATGTGGTCATGGGGGTGTCCCTTCTCCTCCTCTTCGCCCTGGCCCGGGAGGTTTTGGGGTTTCCCCGGCTCTCCCTCCTCACGGTGATCCTGGGGCACATCACCTTCCAGGTGGCCTTCGTGACCCTGGTGGTGCGCTCCAGGCTCCTCCTCCTGGACCCGGCCCTCGAGGAGGCCGCCCGCGACCTGGGGGCCCGGGGCTGGCAGACCTTCTGGCACGTGACCCTGCCCCTGGCCTGGCCAGGGGTGGCGGCGGGGGCCCTCCTCGCCCTCACCCTCTCCCTGGACGACTTCGTGGTCACCTTCTTCACCGCCGGCCCCGGGGCTACCACCCTGCCCCTTTACATCTATTCCAGTGTGAAGCTGGGGGTAAGCCCCAAGGTGCATGCCCTCTCCACCCTGATCATCGGTCTTAGCGCCTTCTTCCTGGCCTTGGGGTATGCTTTAACCCGGAGGAGGGTATGA
- a CDS encoding ABC transporter permease: MNEAATPWQRAFRVLVTVGPGGLWLLVFVLLPTLLVLLASFLTRGPYGELTGPWGFHNYAKLFHPVYLEAFAQSLLVGVLATLISALLGYPLAFYIARHPQRDLLLFLLLLPFLTNFLIRVYAWLVLLQREGLVNALLGAFGLGPLVLYPSFFAVLLATVYTFLPFFVLPVYASVERLDWQLLEAAYDLGARPVRAFLHAVLPQTYPGLFAGSVLVFIPAMGTFVVADLLGAGRVVLMGNLIQQQFGITRDWAFGAALSVFLMGFVLLSLYLYARLQGERGLKDLV, translated from the coding sequence ATGAATGAGGCGGCTACCCCTTGGCAGCGCGCCTTCCGGGTCCTGGTTACCGTGGGCCCTGGGGGCCTTTGGCTTTTGGTCTTCGTCCTCCTTCCTACCCTTCTGGTCCTCTTGGCCTCCTTCCTCACCCGGGGGCCCTATGGGGAGCTTACCGGGCCCTGGGGCTTCCACAACTACGCCAAGCTCTTCCACCCCGTCTACCTCGAGGCCTTTGCCCAAAGCCTTCTCGTGGGGGTCCTGGCCACCCTGATCTCCGCCTTGCTGGGGTATCCCCTGGCCTTTTACATCGCCCGGCATCCCCAGCGGGACCTCCTCCTTTTCCTTCTCCTCCTTCCCTTTCTCACCAACTTCCTGATCCGGGTCTACGCCTGGCTGGTGCTGTTGCAACGGGAGGGCCTGGTGAACGCCCTCCTAGGGGCCTTTGGCCTAGGGCCCCTGGTCCTATATCCTTCCTTCTTCGCCGTGCTCTTGGCCACGGTGTACACCTTCCTGCCCTTTTTCGTCCTGCCGGTGTACGCCAGCGTGGAGCGCCTGGACTGGCAGCTCTTGGAGGCGGCCTACGACCTGGGGGCGAGGCCCGTTAGGGCCTTCTTGCATGCGGTCTTGCCTCAGACCTACCCCGGGCTTTTTGCGGGAAGCGTCCTGGTCTTCATCCCCGCCATGGGTACCTTCGTGGTGGCGGACCTCTTGGGGGCAGGTCGGGTGGTCTTGATGGGGAACCTCATTCAGCAGCAGTTCGGCATCACCCGGGACTGGGCTTTTGGGGCTGCGTTAAGCGTGTTCCTGATGGGGTTTGTGCTTCTTTCCCTTTACCTTTACGCCCGGTTGCAGGGAGAAAGGGGGCTAAAGGACCTGGTATGA
- a CDS encoding ABC transporter ATP-binding protein yields the protein MAGEVLVRLLGVRKGFGGVVALDGVDLEVKRGEFFSLLGPSGCGKTTLLRLLAGFDTPDAGRIEIAGKDMTGVPPYARPVNTVFQNYALFPHMTVEGNVAFGLRMKGLPAGEVRRKVAWALELVDLLGLEKRYPRELSGGQKQRVALARALVLEPEVLLLDEPLSALDLKLRQELRVELMQLQRRLGTTFIFVTHDQEEALVMSDRIAVMRSGRIEQVGLPDEVYERPKNRFVADFLGRSNFLPARPHPLGAETPLGPLRLREPLAREAHLVIRPEKIRLYPLGNGVPARENLVRARVEEIVYTGAENQYYLRAGEVRLLAYTLNQDLQEPGAEEFAYGEEVFCYLPPENLVVVHE from the coding sequence GTGGCCGGGGAAGTGCTGGTTCGCCTCTTGGGGGTGCGCAAGGGTTTTGGCGGAGTGGTGGCCCTGGATGGCGTGGACCTCGAGGTCAAGCGGGGAGAGTTCTTCAGCCTTTTGGGGCCTTCGGGTTGCGGAAAGACCACCCTTCTCAGGCTTCTCGCCGGGTTTGACACCCCAGATGCCGGGCGCATTGAGATCGCCGGAAAGGACATGACCGGGGTTCCCCCCTATGCCCGCCCCGTGAACACCGTCTTCCAGAACTACGCCCTCTTTCCCCACATGACCGTGGAGGGGAACGTGGCCTTTGGCCTGCGCATGAAGGGGCTTCCCGCAGGGGAGGTGCGTAGGAAGGTGGCCTGGGCCCTGGAGCTGGTGGATCTCCTGGGCCTGGAGAAACGCTACCCGCGGGAGCTTTCCGGGGGGCAGAAGCAGCGGGTGGCCTTGGCCCGGGCCCTGGTGCTGGAGCCTGAGGTGCTCCTATTGGACGAGCCCCTTTCCGCCTTGGACCTCAAGCTCCGCCAGGAGCTTAGGGTGGAGCTCATGCAGCTTCAGCGGAGGCTCGGCACCACCTTCATCTTCGTCACCCACGACCAGGAGGAGGCCCTGGTCATGTCCGACCGGATCGCGGTGATGCGCTCGGGGAGGATTGAGCAGGTGGGCCTGCCCGACGAGGTTTACGAGCGGCCTAAAAACCGCTTCGTGGCGGACTTTTTGGGCCGCTCCAACTTCCTCCCCGCCAGGCCCCATCCCCTGGGGGCGGAGACCCCCCTGGGCCCCCTGCGCCTTCGGGAACCCTTAGCCCGGGAGGCCCACCTGGTGATCCGTCCGGAGAAGATCCGCCTCTACCCCTTGGGGAACGGGGTGCCCGCTCGGGAGAACTTGGTGCGGGCCCGGGTGGAGGAGATCGTCTACACGGGAGCGGAGAACCAGTACTACCTGCGGGCGGGGGAGGTGAGGCTTTTGGCCTACACCCTGAACCAGGACCTGCAGGAGCCTGGGGCCGAGGAGTTCGCCTACGGGGAGGAGGTGTTCTGCTACCTTCCCCCGGAGAACCTGGTGGTGGTCCATGAATGA
- the rodA gene encoding rod shape-determining protein RodA, whose product MVLRRPNLLAYDWGLILLTLAITVLGLFNLRSAAPDPGLLNRQLVAFLLGLLLAVGVQFFSRRTVFAFAYPLYALSLLLLVAVLAFGREINGAKAWFVLGSLQFQPLELAKLGLILALARLLEGREVRRVWDYLLPGLLTAPVVLLLLLQPDLGGSLVVLFGVFAVLFVRGLPWKHLLVGLLALAILVPTVVWPNLKPYQRERVLIVLDPYRDPLGQGFQVIQSTIAIGSGGLFGKGYGQGTQTQLGFVPFRHTDFVFAVFAEEWGFVGSVALLGLYALLLVRLLSMALECPRPSDRLFLAGVGGMLGFQVLVNLGVALGVMPVTGLTLPLFSYGGSSLMATLLSLGLVLLVHRDRAAP is encoded by the coding sequence ATGGTTCTGAGGCGTCCGAACCTCCTGGCCTACGATTGGGGTTTAATCCTCCTGACCCTGGCCATAACCGTTTTAGGTTTGTTTAACCTCCGAAGCGCCGCCCCCGACCCGGGCCTCCTGAACCGCCAGCTTGTGGCCTTCCTCCTGGGCCTCCTCCTGGCCGTGGGGGTTCAGTTCTTTTCCCGCCGCACCGTCTTCGCCTTCGCCTACCCCCTTTACGCCCTTTCCCTTCTCCTTTTGGTGGCCGTCTTGGCCTTCGGCCGGGAGATCAACGGGGCCAAGGCCTGGTTTGTGCTGGGTTCCTTGCAGTTCCAGCCCCTGGAGCTGGCCAAGCTGGGCTTGATCCTGGCCTTGGCCCGGCTCCTCGAGGGCCGGGAGGTGCGCCGGGTGTGGGATTACCTTCTGCCCGGGCTCCTCACGGCCCCCGTGGTCCTCCTCCTCCTCCTCCAACCGGATCTTGGGGGGAGCCTGGTGGTGCTCTTCGGCGTCTTTGCCGTCTTGTTCGTGCGGGGCCTGCCCTGGAAGCACCTCTTGGTGGGCCTTCTCGCCTTGGCCATCCTGGTGCCCACCGTGGTCTGGCCCAACCTCAAGCCCTACCAGCGGGAGCGGGTCCTCATCGTTTTGGATCCCTACCGGGATCCCCTGGGCCAGGGCTTCCAGGTGATCCAGTCCACCATCGCCATCGGCTCGGGAGGGCTCTTCGGCAAGGGGTATGGCCAGGGTACCCAGACCCAGCTGGGCTTCGTCCCCTTCCGCCACACGGACTTCGTCTTCGCCGTCTTTGCCGAGGAGTGGGGGTTTGTGGGCTCCGTGGCCCTCCTGGGGCTTTACGCCCTCCTCTTGGTGCGCCTTCTTAGCATGGCCCTGGAGTGCCCCCGCCCCTCCGACCGCCTGTTCCTGGCCGGGGTAGGGGGGATGCTGGGCTTCCAGGTGCTGGTGAACCTGGGGGTGGCGTTGGGGGTGATGCCGGTGACCGGGTTGACCCTCCCCCTTTTCTCCTACGGGGGTTCCAGCCTCATGGCCACCCTGCTCTCCTTGGGCCTGGTCCTTTTGGTGCACCGGGATAGGGCGGCTCCCTAG
- the minE gene encoding cell division topological specificity factor MinE gives MWWRKRSKEKAKERLKLVLAYDRAKLSPGLVESLKRDLLEVLRRYFPAQEEGLSVAFEERGEKMVLIADIPLR, from the coding sequence ATGTGGTGGCGCAAACGGAGCAAGGAAAAGGCCAAGGAAAGGCTCAAGCTGGTCTTGGCCTACGACCGGGCCAAGCTTTCCCCCGGCCTGGTGGAGAGCTTGAAGCGGGACCTTCTGGAGGTGCTCCGCCGCTACTTCCCCGCCCAGGAGGAAGGGCTTAGCGTGGCCTTTGAGGAGCGGGGGGAGAAGATGGTTCTGATCGCCGATATCCCCTTGCGGTAG
- the minD gene encoding septum site-determining protein MinD, with amino-acid sequence MKARAIVVTSGKGGVGKTTTTANLGAALAKLGEKVAVVDVDVGLRNLDVVMGLEGRVVFDLIDVLEGRAKVRQALIRDKRVENLFLLPASQTKDKEALDPARFRELVQYLLTEEGFDRVLIDSPAGIEKGFQTAATPAEGALVVVNPEVSSVRDADRIIGLLEAREIRENFLIINRLRPKMVARGDMLSVEDVVEILGLKPIGIIPEDEQVLISTNQGEPLVLKGTSPAALAYMDTARRLRGEEVPFRNLEEAQGLLSVIRRLFGGR; translated from the coding sequence GTGAAAGCGAGAGCCATCGTGGTGACATCGGGTAAGGGCGGGGTGGGAAAGACCACCACCACCGCCAACCTGGGGGCGGCCTTGGCCAAGCTGGGGGAGAAGGTGGCGGTGGTGGACGTGGACGTGGGCCTGAGGAACCTGGATGTGGTCATGGGCCTCGAGGGGAGGGTGGTCTTTGACCTCATCGACGTCCTGGAGGGGCGGGCCAAGGTGCGCCAGGCCCTGATCCGGGATAAGCGCGTAGAAAACCTCTTCCTCCTTCCCGCCTCCCAGACCAAGGACAAGGAGGCCCTGGACCCCGCCCGCTTCCGAGAGCTGGTGCAGTACCTTTTGACGGAGGAGGGGTTTGACCGGGTGCTCATAGACTCCCCCGCCGGCATCGAGAAGGGCTTCCAGACCGCCGCCACCCCGGCGGAAGGGGCCTTGGTGGTGGTGAACCCCGAGGTCTCTAGCGTCCGGGACGCCGACCGCATCATCGGCCTCCTCGAGGCCCGGGAGATCCGGGAAAACTTCCTCATCATCAACCGCTTGCGGCCCAAGATGGTGGCCCGGGGGGACATGCTCTCCGTGGAGGACGTGGTGGAGATCCTGGGGCTTAAGCCCATCGGCATCATCCCCGAGGACGAGCAGGTGCTCATCTCCACCAACCAAGGGGAGCCCTTGGTGCTTAAAGGGACAAGCCCAGCCGCCCTCGCCTACATGGACACCGCCCGCCGCCTTAGGGGCGAGGAGGTGCCCTTCCGTAACCTGGAGGAGGCCCAGGGGCTTCTATCGGTGATCCGCAGGCTCTTCGGAGGTCGCTGA
- a CDS encoding winged helix-turn-helix transcriptional regulator produces MALSKNTRKVLKVLARRGAPEVLFALSRGTSRFSDLESFLGLSPRTLAERLRELHLLGFVQRQAYPEVPPRVEYLLTPRGKRVLDFLSELDEILDMVQEGKR; encoded by the coding sequence ATGGCCCTGTCCAAGAACACCCGCAAGGTGCTCAAGGTGCTGGCGCGGCGTGGGGCACCGGAGGTGCTCTTCGCCTTAAGCCGGGGAACCTCGCGCTTTTCCGACCTGGAGTCCTTCCTGGGCCTTTCTCCCCGAACCTTGGCGGAGCGGCTTCGGGAGCTCCACCTCCTGGGGTTCGTCCAACGGCAGGCCTACCCCGAGGTTCCCCCCCGGGTAGAATACCTCCTGACCCCGCGGGGCAAGCGGGTTTTGGATTTTCTAAGCGAATTGGACGAGATATTGGATATGGTGCAGGAGGGGAAGCGGTGA
- a CDS encoding acyl-CoA mutase large subunit family protein, which yields MEGLFESLPEGYRERLGRPGEYPFTRGIYPRMYLDRLWTMRQYAGFSTAEESNARYRYLLAQGQTGLSVAFDLPTQLGLDPDHPMSVGEVGRVGVSIATLEDMRKLFDGIPLDRVSTSMTINAPAMMLLALYLLVAEEQGVSWDKVSGTVQNDILKEYFARGTYIYPPGPSMRLVTDIFEFCARHVPKWNTISISGYHIREAGATAAQEIAFTLADGKAYVRAALERGLKVDEFAPRLSFFFAAHGDIFEEAAKFRAARRLWARIMREEFGAKDPKSWMLRFHTQTGGSTLTAQEPLNNVVRTAYQALAAVLGGTQSLHTNAYDEALGLPTEKSALLALRTQQILAFESGVTRAVDPLGGSFYVEHLTDQLEKEAERLIQEIDALGGAVAAVEAGYFQRAIEESAWQFQKEVEEGKRIIVGVNRFADPNSPLNEPTPVQRIDPELHERRKRELAEFKAKRDGESVRVGLENLRRAARGSENLFPYVLEAFRRRATLGEVCGVLREEWGEYQPGR from the coding sequence ATGGAAGGCCTCTTTGAGTCCCTACCCGAAGGCTACCGGGAACGGCTGGGCCGCCCCGGGGAGTACCCCTTTACCCGGGGCATCTACCCTCGGATGTACCTGGACAGGCTCTGGACCATGCGGCAGTATGCGGGCTTCTCCACCGCAGAGGAGTCCAACGCCCGCTACCGATACCTCCTCGCCCAGGGCCAGACGGGCCTGAGCGTGGCCTTCGACCTCCCCACCCAGCTGGGCCTGGACCCCGACCACCCCATGAGCGTGGGGGAGGTGGGCCGGGTGGGGGTGTCCATCGCCACCCTCGAGGACATGCGCAAGCTCTTCGACGGCATCCCCCTGGACCGGGTTTCCACCAGCATGACCATCAACGCTCCAGCCATGATGCTCCTGGCCCTCTACCTCCTGGTGGCGGAGGAACAGGGGGTTTCCTGGGACAAGGTGTCGGGCACCGTGCAGAACGACATCCTCAAGGAGTACTTCGCCCGGGGCACCTACATCTACCCCCCCGGGCCCTCCATGCGCCTGGTCACGGACATCTTCGAGTTCTGCGCCCGCCACGTGCCCAAGTGGAACACCATCTCCATCTCCGGCTACCACATCCGCGAGGCGGGGGCCACGGCGGCCCAGGAGATCGCCTTCACCCTGGCGGACGGCAAGGCCTACGTGCGGGCCGCCCTGGAACGGGGCCTCAAGGTGGACGAGTTCGCCCCCCGGCTTTCCTTCTTTTTCGCCGCCCACGGGGACATCTTTGAGGAGGCCGCCAAGTTCCGGGCCGCCAGGAGGCTTTGGGCCCGCATCATGCGGGAGGAGTTCGGGGCCAAGGACCCCAAGAGCTGGATGCTCCGCTTCCACACCCAGACCGGAGGCTCCACCCTCACCGCCCAGGAGCCCCTCAACAACGTGGTGCGCACCGCCTACCAAGCCCTGGCGGCGGTGCTGGGGGGCACCCAGAGCCTCCACACCAACGCCTACGACGAGGCCTTGGGCCTCCCCACCGAGAAGAGCGCCCTTCTCGCCCTGCGCACCCAGCAGATCCTGGCCTTTGAAAGCGGAGTCACCCGGGCCGTAGACCCCTTAGGGGGAAGCTTCTACGTGGAGCACCTCACGGACCAGCTGGAGAAGGAAGCGGAAAGGCTTATCCAGGAGATCGATGCCCTAGGAGGCGCGGTGGCCGCGGTGGAGGCGGGCTACTTCCAGCGGGCCATTGAGGAGTCCGCTTGGCAGTTCCAGAAGGAGGTGGAGGAGGGCAAGCGGATCATCGTGGGGGTGAACCGCTTCGCTGACCCCAACAGTCCCCTCAACGAGCCCACCCCGGTGCAGCGCATCGACCCCGAGCTCCACGAAAGGCGCAAGCGGGAGCTGGCCGAGTTCAAGGCCAAGCGGGATGGGGAAAGCGTGCGGGTGGGCTTGGAGAACCTGCGGCGGGCCGCCAGGGGAAGCGAGAACCTCTTCCCCTACGTGCTGGAAGCCTTCCGCCGCCGGGCCACCCTGGGGGAGGTCTGCGGGGTGCTTAGGGAGGAGTGGGGGGAGTACCAGCCCGGGAGGTGA
- a CDS encoding nuclear transport factor 2 family protein, which translates to METETQLWEFLEKHLASIYQGDWATYEATTHPDLSLYEWFVTPHRLDGLAFHRFMIEHAWATSGRPHRLDLLEKRLQRYGEVAIFTYTLLLTVEEEGGLKHRAVNESRVAVRFPEGWKVVHVHKSPAG; encoded by the coding sequence ATGGAAACCGAGACCCAGCTCTGGGAGTTTTTGGAAAAGCATTTGGCCAGCATCTACCAAGGGGACTGGGCCACCTACGAGGCCACCACCCATCCCGACCTTTCCCTTTACGAGTGGTTTGTGACCCCCCACCGCCTGGATGGCCTGGCCTTCCACCGCTTCATGATCGAGCACGCCTGGGCCACCTCAGGAAGGCCTCACCGTCTGGACCTCTTGGAAAAGCGCCTTCAGCGCTACGGGGAAGTGGCCATCTTCACCTACACCCTGCTCCTCACCGTGGAGGAAGAAGGGGGGCTAAAGCACCGGGCGGTGAACGAAAGCCGGGTGGCGGTGCGCTTTCCCGAGGGCTGGAAGGTGGTGCACGTGCACAAAAGCCCGGCCGGGTAG
- the acs gene encoding acetate--CoA ligase, whose protein sequence is MDRIKGVLKEERVFYPSEEFRSKAHIKSEEEYQRLYEESLKDPEGFWGRVASELHWFEPWQKVLEGDLPHAKWFVGGKTNLAYNALDRHVQTWRRNKAALIWEGEPGEERVLTYHDLWREVQKFANVLKRLGVKKGDRVTIYLPMIPEAAIAMLACTRIGAIHSVVFGGFSSGALAERIRDAEAKVLITADGGYRRGQVVPLKQNADEALKEVSTVEHVVVVRRTGEEVPWTPGRDHWWHELMEAASDRCEAEPMEAEEPLFILYTSGSTGKPKGVLHTLGGYMIYVYLTTKLVFDLKDEDVYWCTADVGWITGHSYVVYGPLLNGATTVMYEGAPNWPEPDRFWQIVDKYGVNILYTAPTAIRAFMKWGEGWPLKHRLDSLRLLGTVGEPINPEAWLWYYNVIGKGRCPIVDTWWQTETGGIMITTLPGAHAMKPGHAGKPFFGVKPEILDSEHKPVENPDEGGHLCITRPWPSMLRTVWGDPDRFLQQYFSQHPGNYFTGDGARRDKDGYYLILGRVDDVLNVAGHRLGTMEIESALVSHPAVAEAAVVGRPDPLKGEAIVAFVTLKEGNAPSEALRDELKAHVAKVIGPIARPDEVRFTDALPKTRSGKIMRRLLRQIAAGEQEIKGDTSTLEDRSVVERLRQGA, encoded by the coding sequence ATGGACCGGATCAAAGGCGTTCTCAAGGAGGAGCGGGTCTTCTACCCCAGCGAGGAGTTCCGGAGTAAGGCCCACATCAAGAGCGAGGAGGAGTACCAGCGCCTGTATGAGGAAAGCCTCAAAGACCCCGAGGGCTTCTGGGGACGGGTGGCCTCCGAGCTCCACTGGTTCGAACCCTGGCAGAAGGTCCTGGAGGGGGATCTGCCCCACGCCAAGTGGTTCGTGGGGGGCAAGACCAACCTCGCCTACAACGCCCTGGACCGCCACGTGCAAACCTGGCGCCGCAATAAGGCGGCCCTCATCTGGGAGGGGGAGCCGGGGGAAGAGCGGGTCCTCACCTACCACGACCTCTGGCGGGAGGTGCAGAAGTTCGCCAACGTTCTCAAGCGCCTGGGGGTGAAGAAGGGGGATAGGGTCACCATCTATTTACCCATGATCCCCGAGGCGGCCATCGCCATGCTGGCCTGCACCCGCATCGGGGCCATCCACTCCGTGGTCTTCGGTGGTTTTTCCAGCGGGGCCTTGGCCGAGCGCATCCGGGATGCCGAGGCCAAGGTGCTCATCACCGCCGACGGGGGTTACCGCCGGGGCCAGGTGGTACCCCTGAAACAGAATGCCGACGAGGCCCTCAAGGAGGTCTCCACCGTGGAGCACGTGGTGGTGGTGCGCCGCACCGGGGAGGAGGTCCCCTGGACCCCGGGCCGGGACCACTGGTGGCACGAGCTCATGGAGGCGGCCTCCGACCGCTGCGAGGCCGAGCCCATGGAGGCGGAGGAGCCCCTCTTCATCCTCTACACCTCGGGCTCCACGGGGAAGCCCAAGGGGGTGTTGCACACCCTGGGCGGGTACATGATCTACGTCTACCTCACCACCAAGCTGGTCTTTGACCTGAAGGACGAGGATGTCTACTGGTGCACCGCCGACGTGGGCTGGATCACCGGCCACTCCTACGTGGTCTATGGGCCCCTCCTGAACGGGGCCACCACGGTGATGTACGAGGGGGCCCCCAACTGGCCCGAGCCCGACCGTTTCTGGCAGATCGTGGACAAGTACGGGGTGAACATTCTCTACACCGCCCCCACCGCCATCCGGGCCTTCATGAAGTGGGGGGAGGGCTGGCCCCTGAAGCACCGCCTGGACTCCTTGCGCCTTCTCGGCACCGTGGGCGAGCCCATTAACCCCGAGGCTTGGCTTTGGTACTACAACGTCATCGGCAAGGGGCGGTGCCCCATCGTGGACACCTGGTGGCAGACGGAAACGGGGGGCATCATGATCACCACCCTGCCCGGGGCCCACGCCATGAAGCCTGGGCATGCGGGGAAGCCCTTCTTCGGGGTGAAGCCCGAGATCCTGGACTCCGAGCACAAGCCCGTGGAGAACCCCGACGAGGGCGGGCACCTCTGCATCACCCGCCCCTGGCCCAGCATGCTCCGCACCGTCTGGGGGGATCCCGACCGCTTCCTGCAACAGTACTTCAGCCAGCATCCAGGCAACTACTTCACCGGGGATGGGGCTAGGCGGGATAAGGACGGGTACTATCTCATCCTGGGCCGAGTGGACGACGTTCTGAACGTGGCCGGGCACCGGCTGGGCACCATGGAGATCGAGTCCGCCTTGGTTTCCCACCCTGCCGTGGCTGAGGCGGCGGTGGTGGGCCGCCCCGACCCCTTGAAGGGGGAGGCCATTGTGGCCTTCGTGACCCTGAAGGAGGGGAATGCGCCCTCGGAGGCCCTGCGGGACGAGCTCAAGGCCCACGTGGCCAAGGTGATCGGGCCCATCGCCCGCCCGGACGAGGTGCGCTTCACGGATGCCCTGCCCAAGACCCGCTCCGGCAAGATCATGCGCCGCCTCCTGCGGCAGATCGCCGCCGGGGAGCAGGAGATCAAGGGGGATACCTCCACCCTCGAGGACCGCTCGGTGGTGGAGCGCCTAAGGCAAGGGGCCTAG